The following proteins are encoded in a genomic region of Nicotiana sylvestris chromosome 4, ASM39365v2, whole genome shotgun sequence:
- the LOC104241239 gene encoding uncharacterized protein: MINSEPLRSGVTNSGAVGPTFDKQLPGVTRKTALRDVQNQKSSLISNHQENSLFLGARPIADPTRVCGTKRLTPERPSNTNSNMSLSSNGMNEHILNVRRRFDLELGKGRIQNSVDKFVEGTQASKPPCQLQREIPQKQNQQREGSSGHPPVAMPNHMTPMMTYSRGGPSIPNSLGKAANSAHAAQIDSSKFSPEPVHTLDIKVEDQQLTEHFIRLQKFLKQCDESNRTDYIQMLLHLSPAELSRHAVDLEKRAIQLTIEEGKEMQRVKALNVLGKSTLFSNLSQTAPLVPTKK, translated from the exons atgatcaactctGAACCCCTTCGTAGTGGTGTCACCAATAGTGGAGCTGTTGGGCCAACGTTCGATAAGCAGCTGCCTGGCGTAACAAGAAAGACAGCTTTGAGAGACGTGCAGAACCAAAAAAGCAGTTTGATAAGTAATCATCAAGAAAATTCACTTTTTTTAGGGGCAAGACCTATTGCAGATCCAACTAGGGTGTGTGGAACTAAGAGGCTTACACCTGAGCGCCCTTCAAATACCAATTCTAATATGTCTTTGAGCAGCAATGGTATGAATGAACATATACTAAATGTTCGAAGAAGATTTGATTTAGAGCTAGGTAAAGGAAGAATTCAGAACAGTGTGGATAAATTTGTGGAGGGTACTCAGGCATCAAAGCCTCCATGTCAGTTGCAGAGGGAAATTCCTCAAAAACAAAATCAACAAAGGGAGGGTAGTAGTGGTCATCCTCCTGTAGCAATGCCAAACCATATGACCCCAATGATGACATATTCGCGTGGTGGACCGTCAATTCCTAATTCTCTTGGCAAGGCTGCAAACAGCGCTCATGCTGCTCAAATTGATTCTTCTAAGTTTTCTCCTGAGCCAGTGCATACTTTGGATATCAAGGTGGAGGATCAGCAATTGACCGAACATTTTATTCGTCTGCAGAAGTTCCTGAAACAGTGTGATGAATCGAACCGAACAGATTACATTCAGA TGCTTCTACATTTGTCACCAGCTGAGCTTAGCAGACATGCTGTCGACTTGGAGAAAAGGGCTATCCAGCTGACAATAGAAGAAG GAAAGGAGATGCAACGAGTGAAGGCCCTGAATGTTTTGGGAAAATCCACTTTGTTTTCTAACTTATCGCAGACAGCTCCATTAGTCCCAACCAAGAAATGA